In one Gemella haemolysans ATCC 10379 genomic region, the following are encoded:
- a CDS encoding O-acetylhomoserine aminocarboxypropyltransferase/cysteine synthase family protein — protein MTRKFSFETLQLHAGQTVGDTKARAVPIYQTTSFVFDDTQDAADSFALRKAGNIYTRITNPTTAVFEERINALEGGVGALAVASGMAAITYVFLTLAHAGDHIVSSKNVYGGTYNLLKLTLPRYGVESTFVDPDNFEEIEQAITDKTKALFVETLGNPLANVADLEKWAEIAHKHKIPLVVDNTFASPYLINAFSHGVDIIIHSATKFIGGHGTSIGGVIVDSGKFDWEGSGKFPQLVDEDPSYHNLSYTRDVGPAAFITNVRTQLLRDTGAALSPFNAFLLLQGLETLSLRVERHVENTQKVIDFLVKHPKVASINYPGLEGNKYYELAKKYLPKGSGSIFSFDVVGGEEAARKVIDSLEIFSNLANVADAKSLAIHPASTTHGQLSPEELQYTGITPQQVRLSIGLENADDLIEDLRLALENI, from the coding sequence ATGACAAGAAAATTTAGTTTTGAAACATTACAATTACACGCAGGACAAACAGTTGGAGATACAAAAGCAAGAGCTGTCCCTATTTATCAAACAACATCATTCGTTTTTGATGATACTCAAGATGCAGCTGATTCATTTGCATTAAGAAAAGCTGGGAATATTTATACACGTATTACTAACCCTACTACTGCAGTCTTCGAAGAAAGAATTAATGCATTAGAAGGTGGAGTTGGTGCATTAGCTGTAGCTTCAGGAATGGCTGCAATTACATATGTATTCTTAACATTAGCACATGCGGGAGATCACATCGTATCTTCTAAAAATGTATATGGAGGAACATATAACCTATTAAAACTTACCCTACCACGTTATGGTGTAGAGTCAACTTTTGTTGATCCAGATAACTTTGAAGAAATTGAACAAGCAATTACTGATAAAACTAAAGCTCTATTTGTAGAAACATTAGGAAATCCATTAGCAAATGTCGCTGATTTAGAAAAATGGGCTGAGATTGCTCATAAACATAAAATTCCACTAGTAGTAGATAATACATTTGCTAGTCCATACTTAATCAATGCATTTAGCCATGGTGTAGATATTATTATTCACTCTGCGACTAAATTCATTGGAGGCCATGGTACATCAATTGGTGGTGTTATCGTAGACAGTGGTAAATTTGACTGGGAAGGTAGTGGAAAATTCCCACAATTAGTTGATGAAGACCCAAGTTACCACAACTTAAGTTATACAAGAGATGTAGGACCTGCTGCGTTCATTACAAATGTAAGAACACAGTTATTACGTGATACAGGAGCAGCATTATCACCATTTAACGCATTCTTATTATTACAAGGTTTAGAAACATTATCTTTACGAGTTGAGCGTCATGTAGAAAATACTCAAAAAGTAATAGACTTCTTAGTAAAACATCCTAAAGTAGCATCAATCAACTACCCAGGATTAGAAGGAAACAAATATTATGAATTAGCTAAAAAATACCTACCTAAAGGTAGTGGATCAATCTTCTCATTTGATGTAGTTGGAGGGGAAGAAGCAGCTCGTAAAGTAATTGATAGTTTAGAAATTTTCTCAAACTTAGCGAATGTAGCTGATGCGAAGAGTTTAGCTATCCACCCAGCATCAACAACACATGGACAATTAAGTCCGGAGGAATTACAATATACAGGAATTACTCCACAGCAAGTTAGACTATCAATTGGATTAGAAAATGCGGATGATCTAATTGAAGATTTACGTTTAGCATTAGAAAATATCTAA
- a CDS encoding GNAT family N-acetyltransferase, which yields MEFTKTNDGFVKYDENGRVIAEITYATTNNPNVVVADHTFVDPSLRGQGVAGKLLDALVKDMTEQNKKIKPACSYVVKKFQEDSSYDFINADK from the coding sequence ATGGAATTTACTAAAACAAATGATGGATTCGTAAAATATGATGAAAATGGTAGAGTTATAGCTGAAATTACCTATGCTACTACTAATAATCCTAACGTAGTTGTCGCTGATCATACTTTTGTTGATCCTTCACTTCGAGGGCAAGGTGTAGCAGGAAAGTTATTAGATGCTCTTGTTAAAGATATGACTGAGCAAAATAAAAAAATTAAACCAGCTTGCTCTTATGTCGTTAAAAAATTCCAAGAAGATTCTTCTTACGATTTTATTAACGCCGATAAATAA
- a CDS encoding DUF421 domain-containing protein gives MQLSYIDIAIKLALGLLSLVIVINISGKGNLAPTSASDQVQNYVLGGILGGVIYSPSISILQYFNILLIWIILVLGLKWLKTNNSYLKKMIDGEPTTIIKKGKIDVEATRKAGLTAQDIAFKLRTQGVYSIQKVKRAVLEQNGQLIIIQQGEENPKYPVITDGTIQHSTLETMDKTEEWLKETLLELGYEDTSKIFLAEYDKGQLHIIEY, from the coding sequence ATGCAACTTTCATATATAGATATAGCAATAAAACTAGCTTTAGGTTTATTATCGCTTGTAATAGTAATTAATATATCAGGAAAAGGAAATTTAGCACCAACTTCAGCGAGTGATCAAGTTCAAAACTATGTACTCGGGGGAATATTAGGAGGGGTAATATATAGTCCATCAATTTCTATTTTACAATACTTCAATATATTATTAATATGGATAATTTTGGTATTAGGTCTGAAGTGGTTAAAAACAAATAACTCATACTTAAAAAAAATGATAGACGGAGAACCTACAACAATAATAAAAAAAGGAAAAATAGATGTAGAAGCAACAAGAAAAGCTGGTTTAACAGCACAAGACATAGCTTTTAAATTAAGAACACAAGGTGTTTATAGTATTCAAAAAGTAAAAAGAGCGGTTTTAGAACAAAATGGACAACTAATTATAATACAACAAGGTGAGGAAAATCCTAAATATCCGGTAATTACTGATGGAACTATCCAACATAGTACATTAGAAACGATGGATAAAACAGAAGAATGGTTAAAAGAAACTTTATTAGAATTAGGATATGAAGACACATCTAAAATATTCTTAGCAGAGTATGACAAAGGACAATTACATATAATTGAATACTAA
- a CDS encoding DUF3290 family protein, whose product MKFYSYEYLLNKIDQSNTITYVVGGCLLLIIIVSLIKYYKNRQDSKYRELAIIMILGIFLLIGIQVSDYQSNSISANQYKSSIEFIEGVSEKLNIDKTHIYINSEASIENSFLKIDDNYYRVISNGKKGDYLLEKIELVEPIVEKVEVKR is encoded by the coding sequence TTGAAATTTTATTCTTATGAATATTTATTAAATAAAATAGATCAGAGTAATACTATAACATATGTAGTAGGAGGATGCTTACTATTAATAATAATAGTATCACTAATTAAGTATTATAAAAATAGACAAGATAGCAAGTATAGAGAATTAGCTATCATAATGATATTAGGTATCTTTTTATTAATCGGGATACAAGTAAGTGATTATCAAAGTAATAGTATATCAGCTAATCAGTATAAAAGCTCTATTGAATTTATTGAGGGAGTTTCAGAAAAATTAAATATTGACAAAACACATATCTATATAAATAGTGAAGCCTCTATAGAAAATTCATTTTTAAAAATAGATGATAACTACTATAGAGTAATAAGTAACGGAAAAAAAGGTGATTATTTACTAGAGAAAATAGAATTGGTAGAACCAATTGTTGAAAAAGTGGAGGTGAAAAGATAA